A genomic region of Anopheles coustani chromosome 3, idAnoCousDA_361_x.2, whole genome shotgun sequence contains the following coding sequences:
- the LOC131259597 gene encoding something about silencing protein 10, with protein sequence MPDKIKFGDVGSDYEPSESEGEYSEGEREILKNVRRRGRDQYAEAEQEEAILAFDEDEDDDDEEPDFDEIRKFEHDSDIEDGGDEDDLPDRHAWGSKASAFYGTGYTDRDYDTLTAQEEELAQLEEVEALEIQKRLIQGMTAEDFQLDLLVPTEDGKPTEDSEQPEEKAKKKKQKDRKTDGKGVDEIVIKGDLSDLSERQQRELFRKDAPEFEGLVNDFSTRMSACVEMEPVLELLKEQNKLQHPFGQLLTKRYELGLLYCNNINFYVLLKSRKVHIRNHPLVKRLLQLKRLVQEVEQKYEESIKPQADELLAALADGVEINFHDDDNRLARNGKGTEKKGRRLKVLERLEEGSQSDDDEDDGGFDEDSDAEESRAKRFKLDANESDSDDANEEQDEDGIERGADVEMEHEEDEDKKRKITYQMAKNKGLAARKRKDQHNVRVKNKQKYRKALIRRKGAIRPVRNELKRYAGETSIKAFVKRGIKIK encoded by the coding sequence ATGcccgataaaataaaatttggtgATGTTGGGAGCGACTACGAACCATCCGAATCGGAGGGCGAGTACAGTGAAGGCGAGCGGGAAATACTGAAAAATGTACGCCGCAGGGGTCGTGACCAGTATGCCGAGGCCGAACAGGAGGAAGCTATACTTGCCTTCGATGAAGAtgaggacgatgacgacgaagaACCAGATTTCGATGAAATACGAAAGTTTGAGCACGACAGCGACATCGAAGATGGCGGTGACGAGGATGATCTGCCCGATCGGCATGCTTGGGGTTCGAAAGCTAGCGCGTTCTACGGGACGGGCTACACGGATCGTGATTACGATACGCTCACCGCCCAAGAGGAGGAGTTGGCCCAGCTGGAAGAAGTCGAAGCTTTGGAGATCCAAAAACGGTTGATCCAAGGTATGACCGCCGAAGACTTCCAGCTCGATCTGCTCGTTCCGACGGAGGATGGAAAACCCACCGAAGATTCGGAGCAACCGGAGGaaaaggcgaagaaaaagaaacagaaggaCCGCAAAACGGATGGCAAAGGTGTCGATGAGATCGTTATCAAAGGAGATCTGTCTGATTTGAGCGAACGCCAGCAGCGGGAACTATTTCGTAAAGATGCGCCCGAATTTGAGGGTTTGGTAAATGATTTCTCCACCCGCATGAGCGCTTGCGTGGAGATGGAACCTGTGTTGGAGCTCCTGAAAGAGCAGAACAAACTGCAGCATCCGTTTGGACAGCTGTTGACGAAACGGTACGAACTCGGCCTGTTGTACTGCAATAACATAAACTTTTACGTATTGCTAAAATCCCGCAAGGTGCACATTCGGAACCATCCACTGGTGAAACGATTGCTACAGTTAAAGCGGCTCGTGCAAGAGGTCGAACAAAAGTACGAGGAGAGTATCAAACCGCAGGCGGATGAGTTACTAGCCGCACTGGCCGACGGTGTGGAAATCAATTTCCACGATGACGACAACCGATTGGCGCGCAATGGTAAGGGAACGGAAAAGAAGGGACGCCGGTTGAAGGTGCTCGAACGGTTGGAAGAAGGATCGCAGTCGgacgacgatgaagatgaCGGAGGATTTGATGAGGATAGCGATGCGGAGGAATCGAGAGCCAAACGATTCAAGCTGGATGCCAACGAGAGCGATTCCGACGATGCTAATGAAGAACAGGACGAAGATGGTATTGAACGAGGCGCCGACGTTGAGATGGAGCACGAAGAAGACGAGGATAAGAAGCGTAAAATTACCTACCAGATGGCCAAGAACAAGGGCCTAGCGGCACGCAAGCGAAAGGACCAACACAATGTACGTGTGAAGAATAAGCAGAAATACCGCAAGGCCCTTATCCGTCGCAAGGGCGCCATCCGACCGGTGCGCAACGAATTGAAACGATACGCGGGCGAAACAAGTATCAAAGCATTCGTTAAGCGTGGTATTAAAATTAAGTAA
- the LOC131259598 gene encoding transport and Golgi organization protein 2, whose translation MCILFVYVADDSDTAGRYRLILASNRDEFYARPALGAAPWKENPRIIGGRDMEPGREGGTWLAIGNHPEGRIKLGALLNVTGETKANVTNGRGPIVANFLSGALSNREYSEQLLQQDNFGAFNLVSIELNTRKVQIGDADGIAEQNRTTTPILHTSNAPHNIAECKVGVALGFGNSTLEKPLQKVCRGKERFAEIVAKQNVPFVDKDAFVDELMELLKSDVRYFPDPELTRRAGQHAEYLSSINVRMPNATYGSRTRTVILIDYQNQVEFVEETLIGTDPQNDQWKTTRIVRDFC comes from the exons AtgtgcattttgtttgtttacgttgcCGATGACAGCGACACCGCGGGCCGATACCGGCTGATCTTAGCTTCGAACCGCGATGAATTCTACGCCCGACCTGCACTGGGTGCTGCACCTTGGAAGGAGAACCCGCGGATAATCGGTGGTCGGGATATGGAACCGGGGCGCGAGGGTGGTACGTGGCTCGCGATCGGCAATCATCCCGAGGGACGCATTAAACTGGGCGCCCTGCTGAACGTAACCGGTGAAACGAAGGCAAACGTTACCAACGGACGGGGGCCTATCGTGGCCAACTTTCTATCCGGTGCGCTATCGAACCGAGAATATAGCGAGCAGCTGCTCCAGCAGGACAACTTTGGCGCATTCAATCTGGTTTCGATAGAGCTGAACACGCGCAAGGTGCAGATAGGAGATGCCGATGGAATTGCGGAACAGAATCGCACCACGACCCCGATTCTGCACACCAGCAACGCCCCGCATAACATCGCCGAGTGTAAGGTTGGCGTAGCGCTAGGGTTTGGCAACAGCACACTCGAAAAGCCGCTGCAGAAGGTATGCCGGGGTAAGGAACGATTTGCGGAGATTGTGGCCAAACAGAACGTCCCATTTGTGGACAAAGATGCCTTTGTGGACGAGTTAATGGAACTGCTGAAAAGTGATGTGCG atATTTCCCCGACCCAGAGCTAACGCGTCGAGCTGGGCAGCACGCGGAATATCTGTCGAGCATTAACGTTCGAATGCCGAATGCAACCTACGGCAGCCGTACCCGTACCGTCATCCTGATCGATTATCAAAACCAGGTGGAGTTTGTGGAGGAAACGCTGATCGGTACTGATCCACAAAATGACCAATGGAAGACGACTCGAATCGTGCGGGATTTTTGTTAA
- the LOC131259586 gene encoding RRP12-like protein, with protein sequence MSKFRSKLKKKISGKRWKKGGASSSNPETSKHRIKAKSRFFQANLSLASGAAENGQSDQKSKLTLEAVLKHEAIQSYGNDSSAKAKAPTVNDIAESMKSFTMKDGEDELMSQSQQGTFKTFQTFASNYSACTNMSFKKLLNNFRADSQLQKDMLAILAALTEVIKENGGGQSSTEYFLALMETIEATKETNDVVAAVSLLTMGIKSVPEAVLRRKFSDTAQILLALLERYTETDNQVMTRNLIGCLSVLLRAQEYGQWKVSSTLKFFDAILAFTIHTKPKLRKAAQHAVVAIIYGSCFMLPAKEKDAEGEGEENVEKSATDQQKNPLVKHHPAGGRVARFCVGQFKPENVANNQTVILHVLGLLHNALPGFSRDDIKLVAENLLSIMTATNVLIRTNCFQTFHSLFSSKTENLSPVLAGKLIAALYDYRPDRSDSRQIIAWLTVLKEGHIFLAKYDLAMCSFALPKFVRVCAQDFWSSDRLEVVSAASNALKDILYECVQPCCTDEAIEAHRIPLEKVLKCIIDVLCSAPFGHASTHVLIILAIAFDIAGRHFGETLAPALTTLGTRYDPHSSNRVQIEHAVLQAIGSIDTELVLKCIPLATEDGKIDLDRTWMLPLLREGLQGSSLALFNDVILKLAYQCYLLWQQLKETDNKNQAHIFELLCCQLWGLFPGFCRNPKDVSSFRMVAKTLGTVLNENADLRAPILDGLKELITHLQTDADRDDVARYAKNFLPRLFNIYTTKPKGSFENETRLAAFETIQAYLSITPRPVLDEMLTTALAQLQEKAPGTFIYDMLFDVVEQLALYQSKEKLDQIYQKYITVILKREKKEDAVAKGNANHRRQMKKAFKLMQEILASDKKGCVAFVETKLGNIEKLLLGTMRLSFDGIQAPRLTCLKLIMEKQASAQLNCKLIQRTIMEAVTTYHMDAIKKDNIAVDLLTKIGQKFDDKGKINQFIEYVIAGFAGDSQMICNTIWVLRDILQQFTATLSIDSVKFMLEQVLTFLVGNSRQEVDAALHFLLVYTKILPIPLVTNYLSLIVKALSMMVPDTKRHSRLMLGYIWKKLCKRFGPLEIIQLVPGNDEGTHKRLKRIRKDMARAKRNKELQKGKGGDDDDDDEEPQDDFGSHLQKKSLTIDDILEDSDSDSDSGVEDEKKSRQKKKKGLETFIKESEDNIVDLADLDAIGKITTNQPMEEDQPIAGPSKQRKDPNRGFKTDAQGRLLIKDIEDYSDSDEDPDEAVGYADKAKKRAYDQESSDEDGEQEQLEPNADDDGPSSRKRKAIDALSARSGMSGASSRYVAGGKGIHRPVAASVKSGYSGKSGRSQRTAKSNVSTGVEYRSKKASGDMLKKGKHEPYAYVPLSRNSLNRRKRAKNAGQFKSIVKSARKGAAAGSKSRLLKAGSKRK encoded by the exons ATGAGCAAGTTTCGTTCCAAGCTGAAGAAAAAGATCAGTGGTaagcgatggaaaaaaggTGGAGCTTCATCTTCTAACCCGGAGACGAGCAAACACCGCATCAAGGCAAAAAGCCGGTTCTTCCAGGCTAATCTTAGCCTGGCATCGGGCGCCGCGGAGAATGGTCAGTCCGATCAGAAGAGCAAACTTACGCTCGAAGCGGTCCTCAAGCATGAGGCCATTCAGTCGTACGGTAATGATTCGTCTGCAAAAGCCAAAGCGCCCACCGTTAACGACATCGCTGAAAGTATGAAATCGTTCACAATGAAAGATGGCGAAGATGAATTAATGTCACAATCACAGCAGGGCACGTTTAAAACGTTTCAAACGTTCGCGTCTAACTATAGCGCTTGCACAAACATGAGCTTTAAGAA GTTGTTGAATAACTTCCGTGCCGATTCGCAGTTACAGAAAGATATGCTCGCCATTCTGGCCGCCCTCACGGAGGTAATCAAAGAGAACGGTGGTGGCCAAAGCAGCACCGAGTATTTTCTCGCCCTTATGGAAACGATTGAAGCGACTAAAGAGACCAACGACGTCGTGGCGGCCGTTTCGTTGCTAACCATGGGTATCAAGTCTGTCCCAGAAGCCGTCCTGCGACGTAAATTCTCCGATACAGCGCAAATTCTTCTCGCTCTGCTCGAACGATACACTGAAACGGACAACCAGGTTATGACGCGTAACCTCATCGGTTGCCTTTCGGTGTTGCTGCGTGCCCAGGAATACGGCCAGTGGAAAGTGTCGTCCACGTTGAAATTTTTTGACGCTATCTTGGCATTCACGATCCACACCAAGCCGAAACTTCGCAAAGCTGCCCAGCATGCGGTGGTGGCCATCATTTACGGTAGCTGCTTTATGTTACCGGCAAAAGAGAAAGACGCAGAAGGAGAGGGCGAAGAAAATGTGGAGAAATCTGCCACTGATCAGCAGAAGAATCCACTGGTCAAGCATCATCCGGCCGGCGGACGTGTGGCACGCTTCTGTGTTGGGCAGTTCAAACCGGAAAATGTTGCCAACAACCAGACGGTGATCCTGCACGTCCTTGGCCTGCTCCACAATGCGCTGCCTGGTTTTAGCCGGGACGATATCAAACTGGTGGCAGAAAATCTCCTTTCCATAATGACCGCTACGAACGTGCTCATTCGGACGAACTGCTTCCAAACTTTCCACTCGCTGTTCTCATCGAAGACGGAAAATTTGAGCCCTGTGCTGGCGGGAAAGTTGATCGCAGCTCTCTACGATTACCGTCCTGATCGATCGGATTCGCGGCAGATCATCGCTTGGCTGACCGTGCTGAAAGAGGGACACATTTTTCTCGCCAAATACGATCTCGCGATGTGCAGTTTTGCGTTGCCGAAGTTCGTGCGGGTTTGTGCACAAGATTTCTGGTCCTCCGATCGTTTAGAAGTCGTGTCGGCGGCGTCGAACGCGCTGAAAGACATTCTGTACGAGTGTGTACAGCCGTGCTGTACCGATGAGGCCATCGAGGCGCATCGTATACCGTTGGAAAAGGTCCTAAAGTGCATCATCGACGTTCTATGTAGCGCTCCGTTTGGGCATGCATCGACGCACGTGCTGATCATACTTGCGATCGCTTTTGATATTGCGGGGCGTCACTTTGGCGAAACACTCGCACCGGCGCTGACCACCCTCGGCACCCGGTACGATCCACACTCGTCCAATCGTGTTCAGATCGAACATGCCGTACTGCAGGCGATCGGTTCGATCGATACGGAGCTGGTGCTGAAATGTATTCCCCTTGCCACCGAGGACGGGAAAATAGATCTCGATCGGACGTGGATGCTGCCATTGTTGCGCGAGGGACTGCAAGGCTCAAGTCTTGCGCTGTTCAACGACGTTATCCTGAAACTCGCCTACCAGTGCTACCTGCTGTGGCAACAGTTGAAGGAAACGGACAATAAAAACCAGGCGCACATCTTCGAGCTGCTGTGCTGCCAACTGTGGGGTCTCTTTCCCGGCTTCTGCCGTAACCCGAAGGATGTTTCCAGCTTCCGCATGGTCGCGAAAACACTCGGCACGGTGTTGAATGAAAACGCGGACCTGCGGGCACCGATCTTGGATGGCTTGAAAGAGCTTATCACCCACCTGCAAACGGACGCCGACCGTGACGATGTCGCCCGGTATGCGAAGAACTTCCTGCCGCGGTTGTTTAACATCTACACCACAAAGCCGAAGGGTAGTTTCGAAAATGAAACGCGCCTGGCGGCGTTTGAAACGATTCAGGCGTACCTGAGCATCACGCCAAGGCCGGTTCTGGACGAAATGTTGACCACGGCGCTAGCGCAGCTACAGGAAAAGGCACCGGGCACGTTCATCTACGATATGCTGTTCGACGTCGTCGAACAACTGGCCCTTTaccagtcgaaagaaaagcTCGATCAAATCTACCAGAAGTACATTACCGTCATACTGAAGCGGGAGAAAAAGGAGGACGCGGTCGCGAAGGGAAATGCGAACCATCGGCGGCAGATGAAGAAGGCGTTCAAGCTGATGCAGGAAATTTTGGCTTCCGATAAGAAGGGTTGCGTTGCGTTCGTGGAGACGAAGCTAGGGAACATTGAGAAGCTGCTGCTCGGCACAATGCGGCTGAGTTTCGATGGCATCCAAGCACCTCGGCTAAC CTGCTTGAAGTTGATTATGGAGAAGCAAGCCTCGGCACAGTTGAACTGCAAACTTATTCAACGAACTATAATGGAAGCGGTAACGACATACCATATGGACGCTATTAAAAAGGATAACATTGCGGTCGACCTGTTAACAAAGATTGGTCAGAAGTTTGAT GATAAGGGAAAGATCAACCAATTCATCGAGTATGTCATCGCTGGCTTTGCGGGTGACAGCCAGATGATCTGCAATACTATCTGGGTTCTGCGGGACATACTGCAACAGTTTACTGCCACGCTGTCGATCGACTCGGTCAAGTTTATGCTGGAGCAGGTGCTTACGTTCCTGGTCGGAAACAGCCGGCAGGAGGTGGATGCGGCGCTTCACTTCCTCTTGGTGTACACGAAAATCTTACCGATTCCACTTGTGACCAACTATCTCTCGCTGATC GTGAAAGCACTCTCGATGATGGTTCCGGATACGAAGCGCCACAGCCGGTTGATGTTGGGTTACATTTGGAAGAAACTCTGCAAGCGATTTGGTCCGCTCGAAATCATCCAGCTGGTGCCGGGTAACGACGAGGGTACCCACAAGCGACTGAAGAGGATACGCAAGGATATGGCACGGGCGAAACGTAACAAAGAGCTGCAGAAGGGCAAGGGtggtgacgacgacgatgacgacgaggagcCGCAAGATGACTTTGGAAGTCATTTGCAGAAGAAGAGTTTAAC GATCGATGATATTCTGGAGGACTCCGACTCGGATTCGGACTCTGGTGTTGAAGATGAAAAGAAGAGccggcaaaagaaaaagaagggcTTGGAAACGTTCATCAAGGAGTCGGAAGATAACATTGTCGATTTGGCCGACCTGGATGCGATCGGCAAGATTACAA CAAACCAACCGATGGAGGAAGATCAACCCATTGCCGGGCCTAGCAAGCAGCGAAAGGATCCGAACCGTGGTTTCAAGACCGATGCCCAAGGACGATTGTTGATCAAGGACATCGAGGACTATTCCGATTCGGATGAGGATCCGGACGAAGCGGTTGGCTACGCCGACAAGGCTAAAAAGCGTGCATATGATCAGGAGAGCAGCGATGAGGACGGTGAGCAGGAGCAACTGGAACCGAACGCGGATGACGATGGACCATCGTCCCGAAAGCGGAAGGCCATCGATGCGCTCAGTGCCCGCTCGGGAATGTCCGGTGCATCTAGCCGGTATGTCGCCGGTGGTAAGGGTATTCATCGTCCGGTGGCGGCCTCGGTGAAATCGGGTTACAGTGGCAAGTCCGGACGTTCCCAGCGGACGGCAAAATCGAACGTTTCGACCGGTGTCGAGTATCGGTCGAAGAAGGCATCTGGTGATATGCTGAAGAAGGGTAAACACGAACCATATGCCTACGTTCCGCTGAGCCGCAATTCACTCAACCGAAG GAAACGAGCCAAAAATGCAGGCCAGTTCAAGAGCATTGTAAAGAGCGCCCGGAAAGGAGCGGCTGCCGGTTCGAAGAGTCGCCTCCTGAAGGCCGGTTCGAAGCGGAAGTAA